Part of the Pseudomonas lijiangensis genome is shown below.
CTGCGCAAGGAGCGCCGTGGTGATTATCTGGGCGCGACCATTCAGGTCATCCCGCACATCACCGACGAGATCAAGCGCCGTATCATCAAGGGCGCCGGTGATGCCGACGTTGCTCTGGTCGAGATCGGCGGCACCGTGGGTGACATCGAGTCGCAACCGTTCCTGGAAGCCATCCGCCAGCTGCGCGTCGAAATCGGTGCCAAGCGCGCCATGCTGATGCACCTGACGCTGGTTCCGTACATCGCCACCGCTGGCGAAACCAAGACCAAGCCTACCCAGCACTCGGTCAAGGAGCTGCGCTCCATCGGCCTGCAGCCTGACGTGCTGATCTGCCGCTCCGACCATCACGTCGATGTGTCCTCGCGCCGCAAGATCGCGCTGTTCACCAACGTTGAAGAACGTGCGGTCATTTCCCTGGAAGACGCCGACACCATCTACAAGATCCCGGGCATGCTGCACGCTCAGGGTCTGGACGATTTCGTCGTCGAGCGTTTCGGCCTGCAATGCGGTGGTGCCGACCTGTCCGAATGGGACAAGGTGGTCGATGCCAAGCTCAACCCCGAGCACGAAGTCACCATCGCGATGGTCGGCAAGTACATGGAACTGCTCGACGCCTACAAGTCGTTGATCGAAGCCATGAGCCACGCCGGTATCACCAACCGCACCAAGGTCAACCTGCGTTACATCGACTCCGAAGACATCGAGAACCAGGGCACCAGCCTGCTCGAAGGTGTGGATGCGATCCTGGTTCCTGGCGGTTTCGGCCTGCGTGGTGTCGAAGGCAAGATCACAGCCGTGCAATTCGCTCGCGAGAACAAGGTGCCTTACCTGGGTATCTGCCTGGGCATGCAAGTGGCCGTTATCGAGTTCGCCCGTAACGTGCTGGGCTGGAAGGATGCCAACTCCACCGAGTTCGACCGTACCAGCGCGCACGCTGTCGTCGGTCTGATCACCGAGTGGGAAGACGCTACCGGTGCCGTTGAAACCCGTACCGAAACGTCCGATCTGGGCGGCACCATGCGCCTGGGCGCGCAGGAATGCCAGCTCGAAGCCGGCTCCCTGGTTCACGATTGCTATGCCAGCGACGTCATTGTCGAGCGCCATCGCCATCGTTATGAAGTGAACAACAAGCTGCTGCCGCAACTGATCGAAGCCGGTCTGAAGATTTCCGGTCGTTCCGGTGACGGCGCGCTGGTCGAAGTGGTCGAAGCTCCGGATCATCCATGGTTCGTCGCTTGCCAGTTCCACCCCGAGTTCACTTCGACGCCTCGCGACGGCCATCCGCTGTTCAGCGGCTTCGTCAAGGCTGCACTGGCTCAACATCAGAAGAACGCCTGACAGGGATATCAGAACATGGCTCAGAAAATCATCCGTGTAGGTTCCATCGAGATTGCCAACGACAAGCCAATGGTCCTGTTTGGCGGCATGAACGTGCTGGAGTCCCGGGACATGGCCATGCAGGTCTGTGAAGAATATGTACGGGTTACCGAAAAGCTCGGTATCCCTTACGTGTTCAAGGCCAGCTTCGACAAGGCCAACCGCTCTTCGGTCACGTCCTACCGTGGGCCGGGTCTGGAAGCGGGCATGCGGATCTTCGAAGAGATCAAGAAGACCTTCAATGTTCCGCTGATCACCGACGTGCATGAGCCTGAGCAGGCTGCAGTGGTTGCCGAAGTCTGCGACATCATCCAGTTGCCGGCCTTCCTGTCACGCCAGACCGATCTGGTTGTGGCGATGGCCAGGACCGGTGCCGTGATCAATATCAAGAAAGCCCAGTTCCTCGCGCCTCAGGAAATGAAACACATCCTGACCAAGTGCGAAGAGGCCGGTAACGATCAATTGATCCTGTGCGAGCGTGGTTCCAGCTTCGGTTACAACAACCTGGTCGTGGACATGCTCGGCTTCGGCATCATGAAGCAGTTCGACTATCCGGTGTTCTTCGACGTGACCCATTCCCTGCAGATGCCGGGTGGTCGCGCCGATTCGGCCGGTGGCCGTCGCGCCCAGGTTCTGGAACTGGCCAAGGCCGGCATCAGTCAGAATCTGGCCGGCCTGTTCCTTGAAGCGCATCCCGATCCTGACAATGCCAAATGCGACGGCCCTTGTGCCTTGCGTCTGGACAAGCTGGAGCCGTTCCTGGCTCAGCTCAAGGCTCTGGATGAACTGGTCAAAAGTTTTCCTGCAGTCGAGACCGCTTGAGTCCGGTTCTCCGGTAAAGTGCCGTTCCCCCGTCCTTGTGTCGGGGGTTGTCTCATTCAGGCCTGCCTCGTTTCTTGCCTGACAGCGATAATCGTTTTTTCCCAGCTGCGTCGTTTTCGTCAATCTTGGAGTGTTTACAACAATGGCAAAAATCGTCGACATCAAAGGTCGTGAAGTTCTCGACTCCCGTGGCAATCCCACCGTGGAAGCAGATGTGCTCCTCGATAACGGCATCATCGGCACCGCATGCGCGCCGTCGGGTGCTTCAACCGGCTCGCGTGAAGCGCTCGAGCTGCGTGATGGCGACAAGAGCCGTTACCTGGGCAAAGGTGTTCTCAAGGCTGTAGCCAACATCAATGGTCCGATCCGCGACCTGCTGCTGGGCAAGGACCCGGTTGACCAGAAGGCGCTGGATCAGGCGATGATCAAGCTGGACGGTACCGAGAACAAGGCAAGCCTGGGCGCCAACGCCATCCTCGCCGTTTCCCTGGCTGCCGCCAAGGCCGCTGCGCAGGATCAGGATCTGCCGCTCTACGCTCACATCGCCAACCTCAACGGCACGCCGGGCGTCTACTCGATGCCGGTTCCGATGATGAACATCATCAACGGTGGCGAGCACGCCGATAACAACATCGATATCCAGGAGTTCATGGTTCAGCCGGTTGGCGCCAAGACCTTCTCCGATGCGCTGCGCATGGGCACCGAGATTTTCCATCACCTCAAGGCTGTTCTGAAGGCTCGTGGCCTGAACACCGCAGTGGGTGACGAAGGTGGTTTCGCACCTAACCTGGCTTCCAACGAAGACGCCCTGGGCGCCATCTCCGAAGCTGTGGCCAATGCCGGTTACAAACTGGGCACCGACGTGACCCTGGCTCTGGACTGCGCTGCGAGCGAGTTCTACGACGGCGGCAAGTACAACCTGTCGGGCGAAGGTCACTCCTTCGACGCCGCCGGTTTTGCCGACTACCTGGCTGGCCTGGCCAACCGTTACCCGATCATCTCCATCGAAGACGGTCTGGACGAGTCCGACTGGGCAGGCTGGAAAGTCCTGACCGACAAGATCGGCGACAAGGTTCAACTGGTCGGTGACGACCTGTTCGTGACCAACACCAAGATCCTGAAAGAAGGCATCGACAAGAAGATCGCCAACTCGATCCTGATCAAGTTCAACCAGATCGGTACCCTGACCGAAACCCTGGAAGCCATCCAGATGGCCAAGGCTGCCGGTTATACGGCCGTGATCTCGCACCGTTCCGGTGAAACCGAAGATTCGACCATTGCCGATCTGGCAGTCGGTACTTCGGCGGGTCAGATCAAGACCGGTTCGCTGTGCCGCTCCGACCGCGTTTCCAAGTACAACCAATTGCTGCGTATCGAAGAGCAACTGGGTAGCAAAGCCGTGTACCGTGGTCGCGCAGAGTTTCGCGGCTGAGTCGTAGATGGTAAAAGACAGGTGCTGCAGAAAAAGCCGGTCATGCCGACATATTTGCAGCCCTGATGCGGACGCTCCGCTGTAATCAGGAGTGATTGAGCCTGGCTTATGTCAGGCTCAATGCCCTCAGTCGATTGTTCATATTGCTGGCTCTGCAGTCTTTTTTACTGGGTACCTGATATTTCATGCGCAGTCCTAACTGGTTGTTCCTCATC
Proteins encoded:
- a CDS encoding CTP synthase, with amino-acid sequence MTRYIFVTGGVVSSLGKGIASASLAAILEARGLKVTMLKLDPYINVDPGTMSPFQHGEVFVTHDGAETDLDLGHYERFIRTTMTQNNNFTTGRVYEHVLRKERRGDYLGATIQVIPHITDEIKRRIIKGAGDADVALVEIGGTVGDIESQPFLEAIRQLRVEIGAKRAMLMHLTLVPYIATAGETKTKPTQHSVKELRSIGLQPDVLICRSDHHVDVSSRRKIALFTNVEERAVISLEDADTIYKIPGMLHAQGLDDFVVERFGLQCGGADLSEWDKVVDAKLNPEHEVTIAMVGKYMELLDAYKSLIEAMSHAGITNRTKVNLRYIDSEDIENQGTSLLEGVDAILVPGGFGLRGVEGKITAVQFARENKVPYLGICLGMQVAVIEFARNVLGWKDANSTEFDRTSAHAVVGLITEWEDATGAVETRTETSDLGGTMRLGAQECQLEAGSLVHDCYASDVIVERHRHRYEVNNKLLPQLIEAGLKISGRSGDGALVEVVEAPDHPWFVACQFHPEFTSTPRDGHPLFSGFVKAALAQHQKNA
- the kdsA gene encoding 3-deoxy-8-phosphooctulonate synthase; protein product: MAQKIIRVGSIEIANDKPMVLFGGMNVLESRDMAMQVCEEYVRVTEKLGIPYVFKASFDKANRSSVTSYRGPGLEAGMRIFEEIKKTFNVPLITDVHEPEQAAVVAEVCDIIQLPAFLSRQTDLVVAMARTGAVINIKKAQFLAPQEMKHILTKCEEAGNDQLILCERGSSFGYNNLVVDMLGFGIMKQFDYPVFFDVTHSLQMPGGRADSAGGRRAQVLELAKAGISQNLAGLFLEAHPDPDNAKCDGPCALRLDKLEPFLAQLKALDELVKSFPAVETA
- the eno gene encoding phosphopyruvate hydratase; this translates as MAKIVDIKGREVLDSRGNPTVEADVLLDNGIIGTACAPSGASTGSREALELRDGDKSRYLGKGVLKAVANINGPIRDLLLGKDPVDQKALDQAMIKLDGTENKASLGANAILAVSLAAAKAAAQDQDLPLYAHIANLNGTPGVYSMPVPMMNIINGGEHADNNIDIQEFMVQPVGAKTFSDALRMGTEIFHHLKAVLKARGLNTAVGDEGGFAPNLASNEDALGAISEAVANAGYKLGTDVTLALDCAASEFYDGGKYNLSGEGHSFDAAGFADYLAGLANRYPIISIEDGLDESDWAGWKVLTDKIGDKVQLVGDDLFVTNTKILKEGIDKKIANSILIKFNQIGTLTETLEAIQMAKAAGYTAVISHRSGETEDSTIADLAVGTSAGQIKTGSLCRSDRVSKYNQLLRIEEQLGSKAVYRGRAEFRG